The DNA window GCGATCCAGTATTTGCGCAGAAAAAGCGGGCAGAGGAGAGGTCACCACAAATATCTGGTCAATGTTAGCTGCCACAGGTTTAATGCCATCGTATATATCGGGTCGGGTTAATACGCTACGTCGGTCTTCTACTGCTTCAATAACGCCTTGCAGACCCTGCTCAGTTTCCGGCGCACGACGCCAGGCCACGATATCACCCGTGATCAGGCTGCCTGCAGTGCGACGAATATTGCAGCGCAAGACTTCGCCATCAGCGCTTTCAACATCCGCGTGCTGGCCGAAGCGACTGATAATAATGCCAGGCTCCATATTACCCAGCTGTTCGGCCGACCATGTCAGCTCCTGCTTCACTTCGCGCTTGGCAAGGCGTTTGTGCATATTGCTGCGCACACGTCGTTGTTGGCCTTTGTTGAGTTTATTGTGGCGACCCACCGTATACCTTTAATTGGTTAACAAGTTTCTTGCTTGCTATCATACAACAATTGTCAAAATCTCGCTTGTGCTTTCAAAGCCGGCAAAGGAGCTATACATGAGTGAAAACTCACAACGTTTGATTTGGATAGATTTGGAAATGACAGGCTTGCTGCCGGACAGTGATGTGATCATAGAAATAGCCACCATCGTCACTGACAAGGATTTAAATGTAATTGCGGAAGGACCTGTTCTTGCCATAAAGCAAAGCGATAAGACACTGGCTGATATGGATGACTGGAATACCCGTACTCACACCCAGTCAGGCCTGGTGAAGCGCATTAAGGAAGAAGGTGTATCAGCCGCAGAGGCGGAAGCGGCAACGATAGAGTTTTTGCGCGAGCATGTAGCTGAAAACACTTCACCTATGTGTGGCAACAGCATTTGTCAGGACCGTCGGTTTCTGGCGCGTTACATGCCAGCACTGGAAGCTTATTTTCATTACCGTAATCTGGATGTCAGTACTTTAAAAGAACTGGCGAAGCGTTGGAAGCCTGAAGCTATTAAAGGCTTTAAAAAGCAAAATGCGCACACCGCACTGGCGGATATTAAAGAATCCATCGATGAACTGGCGCATTATCGAACAACTTTGCTGAATTTATAAAAAAACAACTAAAAGGGGCTTGCAAACCGCCTCAGGTTGAGTAAAATGCGCCTCGCAGTTGAGACAAAGCCTCAACGCACTTTTGCGAGTATAGCTCAGTTGGTAGAGCGCGACCTTGCCAAGGTCGAGGTCACGAGTTCGAGCCTCGTTACTCGCTCCAAATTTAAAAGCCTGAACATCGAAAGATGCTCAGGCTTTTTTTATGCCTTAATATTGTCATCTTGCAAGTTTAGACTCCCTTTTTATTCTTTATCTGGGACTTGCATGCAATGACTCATTTTTCTCGTCGTGATTTTTTAAAGGTATCAACGTCCGCTATGTGCGCGGTGGCGGTATCCGCTTCTTTGACCACTCGAAGCATGGCTGCGGATATGCCTGTTACCGATGTCAGTTTTGAACATGGGGTGGCCAGTGGTGACCCCCAGAC is part of the Aliidiomarina minuta genome and encodes:
- the orn gene encoding oligoribonuclease — encoded protein: MSENSQRLIWIDLEMTGLLPDSDVIIEIATIVTDKDLNVIAEGPVLAIKQSDKTLADMDDWNTRTHTQSGLVKRIKEEGVSAAEAEAATIEFLREHVAENTSPMCGNSICQDRRFLARYMPALEAYFHYRNLDVSTLKELAKRWKPEAIKGFKKQNAHTALADIKESIDELAHYRTTLLNL